A section of the Lutra lutra chromosome 3, mLutLut1.2, whole genome shotgun sequence genome encodes:
- the LOC125096466 gene encoding transmembrane protein 258, which yields MELEAMSRYTSPVNPAVFPHLTVVLLAIGMFFTAWFFVYEVTSTKYTRDIYKELLISLVASLFMGFGVLFLLLWVGIYV from the coding sequence ATGGAGCTCGAGGCCATGAGCAGATACACCAGCCCAGTGAACCCTGCTGTCTTCCCTCATCTGACCGTGGTGCTGTTGGCAATTGGCATGTTCTTTACGGCCTGGTTCTTTGTTTATGAGGTTACCTCCACCAAATACACTCGGGATATCTACAAAGAGCTCCTCATCTCCTTGGTGGCCTCGCTCTTCATGGGTTTTGGagtcctcttcctgctgctctgggtTGGCATCTACGTATGA